A window of the Lactobacillus gasseri ATCC 33323 = JCM 1131 genome harbors these coding sequences:
- a CDS encoding cation-translocating P-type ATPase, translating to MKAYYRESKEELIKELGANEEQGLTNKAAQEKLTQVGPNALVEGKKKSVLEVFLEQFKDLMVIILIVAAVISAFTGNLESTAVIIVVLILNAILGTVQHVKAEKSLEALKSLSAPVAKVLRDGKKKEIAAKDVVPGDILLLEAGDLVTADGRILDNFSLQVNESSLTGESTNIDKLDTTFDKEVPLGDRVNMVYSSSLVTYGRANILVTATGMDTEIGKIATLMNETKERRTPLQVSLDQFSSRLATAILIFCALILGLQMWRGQPLLDALLFAVALAVAAIPEALSSIVTIVQAMGTQKMAKEHAIIKNLAAVESLGSVSVICSDKTGTLTQNKMTVEDIYIGGEVLKPEELNLSNQLHRYLLYDVVLNNDASLSDGKKIGDPTESALLEMYRKVPGINLGNGKLGLSESELRNHLDRLEEVPFDSDRKLMSTKHLIHTIPTIFVKGAIDVLLKRCINIRFGDEVRPLTEQDRKNILAQNNHFSENGLRVLAFAYKESDEELSTDTEKDLTFIGLVSEMDPPREESVAAVARAKEAGIRTVMITGDHKVTAVAIAKKIGIFTDGDLALTGLELDALSDEELDQQIEKVAVYARVSPENKIRIVNAWQRKNHIVSMTGDGVNDAPALKKADVGVAMGITGTEVSKDAASMILTDDNFATIIKAVANGRTVYENIKNAIGYLLSGNLSAIITVLFASIAGLPVPFVAVQLLFINLVTDSLPALAIGMEPGNPDILKRKPRDPKASLLDKPFVTQISTQGFLISLSVIAAFLIGLKDSPAIACTMAFSTLTFARLLHGFNCRSQHSIFKIGFKNNWYSLAAFALGTALLALILFVPALHGLFAVQPLSGQEVWLIVILAIIPTVLIQLVKVIRENRG from the coding sequence GTGAAAGCATACTATCGTGAAAGCAAAGAAGAGCTTATCAAAGAATTAGGAGCTAATGAAGAGCAGGGGCTAACTAATAAAGCTGCTCAAGAAAAATTAACGCAAGTAGGACCAAACGCTTTAGTAGAAGGCAAGAAAAAAAGTGTTTTAGAAGTCTTTCTAGAGCAATTTAAAGACTTAATGGTCATTATTTTGATTGTTGCCGCTGTGATTTCTGCATTTACTGGCAATTTAGAAAGTACAGCAGTTATTATTGTCGTTTTAATTTTGAACGCAATTTTAGGAACGGTACAACATGTTAAAGCTGAAAAATCATTAGAAGCTTTAAAATCTTTGTCAGCACCTGTGGCAAAAGTTTTAAGGGATGGTAAAAAAAAAGAAATTGCCGCAAAAGATGTTGTTCCTGGCGATATTCTTTTACTTGAGGCAGGAGATCTAGTTACTGCTGATGGTAGGATTTTAGATAACTTTTCATTACAAGTAAATGAAAGTTCCCTAACTGGTGAATCAACTAATATTGATAAGTTAGATACAACATTTGATAAAGAAGTTCCTTTGGGTGATCGAGTAAACATGGTTTACTCTAGTTCGCTTGTAACGTATGGACGCGCAAATATTTTGGTTACAGCAACTGGAATGGATACTGAAATTGGTAAGATTGCCACCTTGATGAACGAAACTAAGGAGCGTAGAACGCCTCTTCAAGTTTCACTTGATCAATTTTCATCGCGCTTGGCAACTGCAATTTTAATTTTCTGTGCCTTAATCTTAGGACTTCAAATGTGGCGTGGTCAGCCTTTACTAGATGCGTTATTATTTGCAGTAGCACTAGCTGTTGCAGCTATTCCAGAAGCTTTGAGTTCAATTGTTACAATTGTTCAAGCTATGGGAACTCAAAAAATGGCTAAGGAACATGCTATTATCAAAAATTTAGCAGCAGTTGAATCACTAGGTTCAGTTTCAGTAATCTGTTCTGATAAAACCGGTACTTTAACTCAAAATAAAATGACTGTTGAAGATATTTATATTGGCGGCGAAGTTCTTAAGCCAGAAGAACTTAATCTAAGTAATCAATTGCACCGCTATTTACTATACGATGTAGTTTTGAATAATGATGCTAGTTTGTCAGATGGAAAGAAGATTGGTGACCCAACAGAATCAGCTTTGCTTGAAATGTATCGCAAAGTTCCAGGCATTAATCTTGGGAATGGAAAGTTAGGTTTATCGGAAAGTGAATTAAGAAATCACTTGGATCGCTTAGAGGAAGTACCATTTGACTCTGACCGTAAGTTAATGAGTACTAAGCATCTAATTCATACTATTCCAACAATTTTTGTTAAAGGAGCAATCGATGTCTTGCTTAAGCGCTGCATTAATATTCGTTTTGGGGATGAAGTGCGGCCACTAACTGAGCAAGACCGAAAAAATATTTTGGCTCAAAATAATCATTTTTCAGAGAATGGGTTAAGAGTATTGGCTTTTGCTTATAAGGAAAGCGATGAAGAATTATCTACTGATACTGAAAAAGACTTGACTTTCATTGGTTTAGTTTCAGAAATGGATCCACCGCGAGAAGAAAGCGTCGCAGCCGTTGCTCGCGCAAAAGAGGCCGGTATTAGAACAGTGATGATTACGGGTGATCATAAGGTTACTGCAGTAGCAATTGCTAAAAAGATTGGTATCTTTACAGATGGAGACTTGGCATTAACTGGCTTAGAATTAGATGCCCTAAGCGATGAAGAATTAGATCAACAAATCGAAAAAGTTGCAGTATATGCTCGTGTTTCTCCAGAAAATAAGATCAGAATTGTTAATGCCTGGCAAAGAAAGAACCACATTGTATCAATGACTGGTGATGGTGTTAATGACGCACCGGCTCTTAAAAAAGCTGACGTTGGAGTTGCCATGGGAATTACTGGTACTGAGGTATCTAAAGATGCCGCAAGTATGATCTTAACTGACGATAACTTTGCTACAATTATCAAGGCTGTCGCTAATGGTAGAACTGTTTATGAAAATATCAAAAATGCAATTGGCTACTTACTATCAGGTAACTTATCGGCAATTATTACAGTTCTTTTTGCCTCAATTGCCGGATTGCCAGTACCATTTGTTGCAGTACAACTTTTATTCATCAACTTAGTGACTGACTCTCTTCCAGCTTTAGCGATTGGAATGGAGCCAGGAAATCCGGATATTTTAAAACGTAAACCACGTGATCCTAAAGCTAGCTTGTTAGACAAACCATTTGTTACTCAAATAAGTACGCAAGGCTTCTTAATTTCATTGAGTGTCATTGCAGCCTTCTTAATTGGTTTGAAAGATAGTCCTGCAATTGCATGTACAATGGCATTCTCAACCCTAACCTTTGCCCGTTTACTTCATGGCTTTAATTGCCGCTCACAACATAGCATTTTTAAAATTGGATTTAAAAACAATTGGTACAGTTTAGCAGCCTTTGCATTGGGCACTGCACTTTTAGCCTTAATTCTCTTTGTACCAGCACTGCATGGCTTATTTGCTGTTCAACCATTAAGTGGACAAGAAGTTTGGCTAATCGTGATTTTAGCAATTATTCCGACAGTTTTAATTCAGTTGGTAAAAGTAATCAGAGAAAATAGAGGTTAA
- a CDS encoding valine--tRNA ligase produces MTDLAPKYNPNEVEKGRYQEWLDEDLFKPSGDKKAHPYSIVIPPPNVTGKLHLGHAWDTAIQDTLIRFKRMEGYDTLYLPGMDHAGIATQAKVEAKLRKQGKDRHQMGREAFVKQVWDWKDEYANIIKGQWAKMGLSLDYSRERFTLDKGLSKAVRKVFVQLYNEGLIYRGEYIINWDPELQTALSDIEVIHKDDKGAFYHIKYPFVDGSGFVEIATTRPETMFGDTAVAVAPGDERYKDIVGKELVLPLVGRHIPIIEDQHVDPEFGTGLVKITPAHDPNDFQVGNRHNLERINVMNDDGTMNEEAGKYAGMDRFEAREALVKDLKKEGYLIKVEPIVHSVGHSERSGVQVEPRLSKQWFVKMKPLAEEVLKNQKTDGKVNFVPERFEGTLNHWMEDVHDWVISRQLWWGHRIPAWYNKKTGETYVGEEAPKDIENWEQDPDVLDTWFSSALWPFSTLGWPDTDNPDFKRYFPTNTLVTGYDIIFFWVSRMIFQGLHFTKKRPFKDVVLHGLMRDEQGRKMSKSLGNGVDPMDVVDKYGADALRWFLLNGTAPGQDTRYDPKKLAAAWNFINKIWNASRFVIMNLPEDAKPAHMPDTTKFDLADSWIFDRLNHTVSEVTRLFDEYKFGEAGRELYNFIWNDFCDWYIEISKVALNGDDEELKARKQENLIWILDQILRLMHPIMPFVTEKLWLSMPHEGKSIMTAKYPETHAEFENKQADSDMAFLIEVIKAVRNIRMEVNAPMSSQIDIMIQLDDEANKHILDDNAEYVENFLHPKDLQVAADIEAPKLAKTAVIPGAQIFVPLTELVNVDDELKKMEKEEKRLEEEVQRAEKKLANQGFVAHAPEAVVNKEKEKKADYESQLAGVRERMKELKESK; encoded by the coding sequence ATGACAGATTTAGCACCTAAATATAATCCTAATGAGGTTGAAAAAGGTAGATATCAAGAATGGCTTGATGAGGATCTTTTTAAGCCATCTGGCGATAAAAAGGCTCACCCTTATTCAATTGTTATTCCACCACCAAATGTAACTGGAAAATTACACTTAGGACACGCTTGGGATACCGCAATTCAAGATACATTAATTCGTTTTAAGCGAATGGAAGGGTATGATACTCTTTACCTTCCAGGTATGGATCATGCTGGTATTGCTACTCAAGCTAAAGTGGAAGCAAAGTTGCGTAAACAAGGTAAAGACCGTCACCAAATGGGACGTGAAGCGTTTGTTAAGCAAGTTTGGGACTGGAAAGATGAATATGCAAACATCATCAAAGGTCAATGGGCTAAGATGGGATTATCTCTTGATTACTCAAGAGAACGATTTACTTTAGATAAAGGACTTTCAAAAGCCGTTAGAAAAGTTTTCGTTCAATTATATAACGAAGGACTAATTTATCGCGGTGAATATATTATTAACTGGGATCCAGAATTACAAACTGCTCTTAGTGATATTGAAGTTATTCACAAAGATGACAAGGGTGCATTTTACCATATAAAATATCCATTTGTAGATGGATCTGGTTTTGTTGAAATTGCAACTACTCGTCCTGAAACTATGTTTGGTGATACGGCTGTGGCTGTTGCACCAGGGGATGAACGTTATAAAGATATCGTAGGTAAAGAATTAGTTCTACCACTTGTTGGTCGTCATATTCCAATTATTGAAGACCAACACGTAGATCCAGAATTTGGTACTGGTTTAGTTAAGATTACGCCAGCTCATGATCCTAACGACTTCCAAGTAGGTAACCGTCATAATCTTGAAAGAATTAATGTAATGAATGATGACGGAACTATGAACGAAGAGGCTGGTAAGTATGCTGGTATGGATCGTTTTGAAGCTCGTGAAGCTTTAGTAAAGGACTTAAAGAAAGAAGGTTACTTAATTAAAGTTGAACCAATTGTCCACTCAGTTGGTCACTCGGAGCGTTCAGGCGTTCAAGTAGAACCTAGACTTTCAAAGCAATGGTTCGTAAAAATGAAGCCACTTGCTGAAGAAGTTCTTAAGAATCAAAAGACTGATGGTAAAGTTAACTTTGTCCCAGAGCGATTTGAAGGCACTTTGAATCACTGGATGGAAGATGTTCATGACTGGGTGATTTCTCGTCAATTATGGTGGGGTCACCGAATTCCAGCTTGGTACAACAAGAAGACTGGTGAAACTTATGTTGGCGAAGAAGCACCTAAGGATATTGAAAATTGGGAACAAGATCCAGATGTTTTAGATACTTGGTTCTCAAGCGCTCTTTGGCCATTTTCAACATTGGGCTGGCCAGATACTGATAATCCAGATTTTAAGCGCTACTTCCCAACTAATACTTTAGTTACCGGATATGACATTATTTTCTTCTGGGTATCAAGAATGATCTTCCAAGGTCTTCACTTTACTAAGAAGCGTCCATTTAAAGATGTTGTTTTGCATGGTTTAATGCGAGACGAACAAGGACGTAAGATGAGTAAGTCACTCGGTAATGGTGTCGATCCAATGGATGTTGTAGATAAGTATGGTGCCGATGCTCTACGCTGGTTCTTATTAAACGGTACTGCTCCTGGTCAAGATACGCGTTATGATCCAAAGAAGTTAGCTGCTGCTTGGAACTTTATCAATAAGATTTGGAATGCAAGCCGTTTTGTAATTATGAACTTGCCAGAAGATGCAAAACCTGCTCATATGCCAGACACTACGAAGTTTGATTTAGCAGATAGTTGGATTTTTGATAGATTAAATCATACTGTATCAGAAGTCACCCGTTTATTTGATGAATACAAGTTTGGAGAAGCTGGGCGTGAACTTTATAACTTTATTTGGAATGATTTCTGTGACTGGTACATTGAAATTTCTAAAGTTGCTTTAAATGGCGATGACGAAGAATTAAAAGCTAGAAAGCAAGAAAACTTGATTTGGATTCTTGATCAAATCTTACGTTTAATGCACCCAATTATGCCATTTGTTACTGAAAAGTTATGGCTTTCAATGCCTCATGAAGGCAAGTCAATTATGACTGCTAAATATCCAGAAACTCATGCAGAGTTTGAAAACAAGCAAGCAGACAGCGATATGGCATTCTTGATTGAAGTTATCAAGGCTGTACGTAATATTCGTATGGAAGTTAATGCTCCAATGTCTTCACAAATTGACATCATGATTCAATTGGATGATGAAGCAAATAAACATATTTTGGATGATAACGCTGAATATGTAGAAAACTTTTTACACCCTAAAGATTTACAAGTTGCGGCAGATATTGAAGCACCAAAACTTGCAAAAACTGCCGTAATTCCAGGAGCTCAGATTTTTGTACCGTTAACTGAATTAGTTAATGTTGACGATGAACTTAAGAAGATGGAAAAAGAAGAAAAACGTCTTGAAGAGGAAGTACAAAGAGCTGAAAAGAAACTCGCAAATCAAGGCTTTGTAGCTCATGCTCCTGAAGCAGTTGTAAATAAAGAAAAGGAAAAGAAAGCTGACTATGAAAGTCAACTTGCTGGTGTTCGTGAACGTATGAAAGAATTAAAGGAAAGTAAATAG
- a CDS encoding cysteine desulfurase family protein has protein sequence MIYFDNSATTAVYPAVLETYDKVTKDIWGNPSSLHKMGDRSHQLLEASRKQIASLLNVKPHEIFFTSSGSESDNWAIKGTALAKKEFGNHIITSSVEHAAVLNSVRALEDLGFRVTVLPVNKNGQVNPDDLKAALDKETILVSIMGVNNEIGTIQPIKEISKVLEDYPNVTFHVDNVQALGKDIWDEVFTDRVDLMSLSAHKFHAPRGVGILYKKEGKMIKPLIDGGGQEKGLRSSTENLPAIAATAKAMRLYLSDEKKNAEKELAVKKKIISYLDGKPGIHIFSPINDKFIPSILCFSLEGIRGETLVHTLESKDIYVSTTSACSSRSGVESGTLNAMKVEDDLATGAIRLSFDPSNTIEEAEQFISVFDKIYKHFAEINHLK, from the coding sequence TTGATCTATTTTGATAATAGTGCTACAACTGCTGTCTATCCTGCAGTTTTGGAAACGTATGACAAGGTAACAAAGGATATTTGGGGAAATCCTTCAAGTCTACACAAAATGGGGGATCGTTCACATCAACTTTTAGAAGCTTCCAGAAAGCAAATTGCTAGTTTGTTAAATGTAAAACCACATGAAATCTTTTTTACTTCAAGTGGAAGTGAATCAGATAATTGGGCCATTAAAGGAACAGCTTTAGCTAAGAAAGAATTTGGTAATCATATTATTACTTCAAGTGTTGAGCATGCTGCTGTTTTGAACTCAGTCCGTGCCCTTGAAGATTTAGGCTTTCGCGTGACTGTTTTACCAGTTAATAAGAATGGTCAAGTTAATCCAGATGATTTGAAAGCTGCCTTGGATAAAGAAACTATTTTAGTCTCAATTATGGGCGTGAATAATGAAATTGGTACAATTCAGCCAATTAAAGAAATTAGTAAGGTATTAGAAGATTATCCTAATGTTACTTTTCACGTTGATAATGTCCAAGCTTTAGGAAAAGATATTTGGGATGAAGTATTTACAGATAGAGTTGATTTAATGAGTTTATCAGCTCATAAATTTCATGCACCTCGTGGAGTTGGTATTCTTTATAAAAAAGAAGGCAAGATGATCAAACCGTTAATTGATGGTGGTGGTCAAGAAAAAGGCTTGCGTTCTAGTACAGAAAACTTACCTGCAATTGCGGCAACAGCCAAAGCAATGCGGCTATACTTATCAGATGAAAAGAAGAATGCTGAAAAAGAGTTAGCAGTTAAAAAGAAAATTATTTCCTATCTTGATGGAAAGCCAGGAATTCATATTTTCTCTCCGATAAATGATAAATTTATTCCAAGTATCTTGTGTTTCTCTTTAGAAGGTATTCGAGGAGAAACTTTGGTTCATACGCTTGAATCTAAGGACATTTATGTTTCGACTACTAGTGCTTGTTCTTCAAGAAGTGGCGTTGAGAGCGGAACTTTAAATGCAATGAAGGTTGAAGATGATCTAGCAACTGGTGCGATTAGATTAAGTTTCGACCCAAGTAATACTATTGAAGAAGCCGAGCAATTTATTTCAGTTTTTGATAAAATATATAAGCACTTCGCTGAAATTAATCATTTGAAATAA
- the thiI gene encoding tRNA uracil 4-sulfurtransferase ThiI, giving the protein MQYTEVMVRYGELSTKGKNRKDFIGRLAGNVTRALQDFPEIEIHPKHDRMHIVLNGAPFDKIDQRLKLVFGIQTYSPTIKVEKNLDAIKKASLELMQATFKDGMTFKVNTRRSDHEFEYDTNQLNTMIGDYLFDNMDNLKVKMKKPDLVLRIEVRQDAIYISNQLLHGAGGMPVGTAGRAVMMLSGGIDSPVASYLAMKRGVEIDMVHFFSPPYTTEKALAKAKELTGILANYSGKINFIAVPFTEIQEQIKEKLPEGYLMTIQRRFMLQLADRIRAKRGGLAIFNGESVGQVASQTLESMVAINDVTSTPVLRPVATMDKTEIIKLAEQIGTFDLSIEPFEDCCTIFAPPRPKTKPKLDEARKLENRLDAEKMIQRAIDGMKITPIYPNQKFLDDKAQEDADLL; this is encoded by the coding sequence ATGCAATATACAGAAGTAATGGTTCGCTATGGCGAGCTATCCACTAAAGGAAAAAATCGTAAAGATTTTATTGGAAGATTAGCTGGTAACGTAACTAGAGCTTTACAAGATTTCCCAGAAATTGAAATACATCCTAAACATGATCGAATGCACATTGTTTTAAATGGAGCTCCATTTGATAAAATCGATCAGCGATTAAAGCTTGTTTTTGGTATTCAAACTTATTCGCCAACCATAAAAGTTGAAAAGAATCTTGATGCTATCAAAAAAGCTTCACTTGAATTAATGCAAGCGACTTTTAAGGATGGAATGACTTTTAAAGTTAATACTAGACGTAGTGACCATGAATTTGAATATGACACTAATCAATTAAACACTATGATTGGTGATTACTTATTTGATAATATGGATAACTTAAAGGTAAAAATGAAGAAGCCTGATTTAGTCTTGAGAATTGAAGTTCGCCAAGATGCTATCTATATTTCAAATCAACTTCTTCATGGTGCAGGTGGGATGCCAGTTGGTACGGCAGGAAGAGCAGTGATGATGCTTTCAGGTGGAATTGATTCACCAGTAGCTTCTTATCTCGCAATGAAGCGTGGAGTTGAAATTGATATGGTTCACTTCTTTAGTCCACCATATACTACAGAAAAAGCGCTAGCTAAAGCAAAGGAACTTACTGGAATTTTAGCTAACTATTCCGGAAAGATTAATTTTATTGCAGTACCTTTTACTGAAATTCAAGAACAAATTAAAGAAAAATTGCCAGAAGGTTATTTGATGACCATTCAGCGTCGCTTTATGCTTCAACTAGCAGATCGTATTCGTGCAAAGCGTGGTGGTTTAGCAATTTTTAATGGAGAGTCAGTTGGTCAAGTAGCTTCACAAACCTTAGAGTCAATGGTAGCGATTAATGATGTTACTTCGACACCTGTCCTTCGTCCTGTAGCCACAATGGATAAAACTGAAATCATTAAGCTAGCTGAACAAATTGGTACTTTTGATCTTTCTATTGAACCATTTGAAGATTGTTGTACTATTTTTGCGCCACCTCGTCCAAAGACTAAGCCTAAGCTAGATGAGGCTCGTAAGTTAGAAAATAGACTTGATGCCGAGAAAATGATTCAACGCGCAATTGATGGAATGAAAATTACACCAATTTATCCAAATCAAAAATTCTTGGATGATAAGGCTCAAGAAGATGCAGACTTATTGTAA
- a CDS encoding glycerophosphodiester phosphodiesterase — MKKIIFVIFFILVFPFTCGFLNIAHRGDNEQGKFAEHSWIAYDRALCAQVDYLELDLQKTTDNVLVVSHDDNLSRVFGIDKTIANHSYQELLSYKNQNGESLHSLEDVFKRYQNSNVKFMIEPKDDSEEDIKLLLNLIRQYHLENRVLLESFSKSALMKISKINPQIPTTQLAGEVNLPPSTQYYANNFYSTKVANYLSEHNKRYLLWGVNKKTQMKQYLQPGENVSGLLTDYPVELAKLLHKSDIFKRNYEAISFPSKLISGLMYLKNGSSVNVDQVKIKNNQLFYHVKPNIWLSDHDLKNSDHFAPKAQTGKIKLRKEAMVYTDPFFKKYAGKKLPKESTWNYFAVKKVDGKTAYNLGGSQWVKQ, encoded by the coding sequence ATGAAAAAAATCATTTTTGTAATTTTCTTTATTTTAGTTTTCCCTTTTACCTGTGGATTTTTGAATATTGCACATCGCGGAGACAATGAACAGGGGAAGTTTGCTGAACATAGTTGGATTGCTTATGATCGAGCACTTTGCGCACAAGTTGATTATTTAGAACTTGATTTACAAAAGACAACAGACAATGTTTTAGTAGTAAGTCATGATGATAATTTAAGTAGAGTTTTTGGTATTGATAAAACTATTGCCAATCATTCGTATCAAGAATTGCTTTCATATAAAAACCAAAATGGTGAATCTCTTCATAGTCTTGAGGATGTATTTAAACGTTATCAAAATTCAAATGTGAAATTTATGATTGAACCTAAAGACGATAGTGAAGAAGACATTAAGCTATTACTTAATTTAATCAGACAATATCATTTAGAAAATCGCGTTTTATTAGAGTCATTTTCTAAAAGCGCTTTGATGAAAATCTCTAAAATTAATCCTCAAATTCCAACGACGCAACTAGCTGGTGAAGTTAATTTACCACCTTCAACGCAATATTATGCTAATAATTTTTATTCAACAAAAGTGGCTAACTACTTAAGTGAGCATAATAAAAGATATTTACTCTGGGGCGTTAATAAAAAAACGCAAATGAAGCAGTATTTGCAGCCGGGTGAAAATGTGTCAGGGTTATTAACTGACTACCCAGTTGAATTAGCAAAGCTCCTGCATAAAAGTGATATTTTTAAAAGAAATTATGAAGCTATTTCTTTTCCTAGTAAATTAATTTCTGGTCTGATGTACTTGAAAAATGGAAGTTCAGTTAATGTTGATCAAGTTAAAATTAAAAATAATCAACTTTTTTATCATGTTAAGCCTAATATTTGGCTTAGTGATCATGATTTAAAGAATTCTGATCACTTTGCACCTAAAGCACAGACCGGAAAAATTAAACTTCGAAAAGAAGCAATGGTTTATACAGATCCTTTTTTTAAAAAATATGCTGGAAAGAAGCTGCCAAAAGAAAGCACGTGGAATTATTTTGCAGTGAAAAAAGTTGACGGGAAAACTGCTTATAATTTGGGTGGTTCGCAATGGGTAAAACAATAA
- a CDS encoding pseudouridine synthase, translated as MRIDKYLANMNVGSRKEVHSLIKKKVVTVNGELVTIPKQQVKETDLVAVDGNKIAYQQYHYFLLNKPKGVISATEDRSQQTVISLLKTKDRYQGIAPVGRLDKDTTGLLLLTNDGALAHELLAPNKHVAKVYRAKIAGVPDPETAKKFAQGLILGDGTKLKPAKLKILKQDQDNNLSQIEIQIQEGKYHQIKRMFGAVGMKVLELDRVSMGKLHLPADLKRGEYKEIDLAEIK; from the coding sequence ATGAGAATTGATAAGTATTTAGCTAACATGAATGTTGGCTCGCGTAAAGAAGTTCACAGTCTTATTAAAAAGAAAGTTGTGACAGTTAATGGAGAACTGGTAACTATCCCAAAACAACAAGTTAAAGAAACTGATTTGGTAGCAGTTGATGGAAATAAAATTGCATATCAACAGTATCATTATTTTTTATTAAATAAGCCTAAGGGTGTAATTTCAGCAACTGAAGATAGAAGTCAGCAGACAGTTATTTCATTGCTTAAAACTAAAGATCGTTATCAAGGTATTGCCCCAGTAGGTAGATTAGATAAAGATACTACAGGCTTGTTGCTTTTAACAAATGATGGAGCTTTAGCACACGAACTGCTTGCTCCAAATAAACATGTTGCAAAAGTATATCGAGCAAAAATTGCTGGTGTTCCAGATCCAGAAACTGCTAAGAAATTTGCTCAAGGGCTGATTTTAGGTGACGGAACTAAGTTGAAGCCGGCGAAATTAAAGATTTTAAAACAGGATCAAGATAATAATCTGTCGCAAATCGAGATTCAAATTCAAGAAGGAAAATATCATCAAATTAAGCGAATGTTTGGAGCAGTTGGCATGAAAGTCTTGGAACTAGATCGGGTTTCAATGGGTAAATTGCATTTACCTGCTGATTTAAAGCGTGGAGAATATAAAGAGATTGATCTAGCTGAAATTAAGTAA